ctgcattgcaggcagattctacacGGCTGAACCACCAAGAAAGTACTTACTAGACCTTCAATGTTCTTGGCAGAATTTTTAACTCTCAATTTTAATATCATCTTTATGTTTAAACAAATGTTGCTGCTGTTAAGTCCCTAAGCATGTCAGACTTTTTGccatgccatggactatagcatgcctggttcctctgtccttcactatctcccaaagtttactcataTTCATGTTCAttggtccattgagttggtgatgctttctaactatctcttcctctaccaccctcttctttccctttcaacctttcccagcatcagagtcttttccaaggagtcagctcttcagattaggtggctaaagttttggagattcagcttcagaaaCAGTCCTtccagtattcagggttgatttcctttaggattgagtgatgATGGATGAATGTATTGGTGTTGTGTCTGTCAACAATCAACCTCCACACTCGAGCTTTCCTTTCTTTGGTCTCCCCTAGACCTTCCTCCCAAGAACATGAGGAACCACACAGAGCTGAATGAGTTCATCCTACTGGGAATACCTCAGACAGAGGGACTGGAGACTGTGCTCCTTGTcatcttctcttttatttacCTCTTCACCCTGCTGGGAAATTTGCTCATCCTTCTAGCAATTGTCTCCTCCTTGACCCTTCAcactcccatgtacttcttcttgggactcctatcgattttggACATGCTGTTCCCCTCTGTCACCTGTCCCAAGATGCTATTCTATCTCTCTGGCCAGAGCCGAGCCATATCTTATAAGGGATGTGCTCTTCAGCTCTTCTTTTATCATTTCCTGGGTTCTACGGAAGGCTGCCTCTATTCTGTGATGGCTTATGATCGTTTTGTTGCCATCTGTCACCCACTGAGGTATATGCTCATCATGAGACCTGGAGTCTGTGTTGGTTTGGTCATGGCAGCCTGGTTGGTGGGTTGTCTTCAGGCCACCATCCTGACATCCTTTACCTTTCAGCTACCCTACTGTGGCCCCAATCGGGTGGaccacttcttctgtgacatTCCTGCTGTCCTACCCCTGGCTTGTGCTGACAGCTCCCAGGCCCAGAGAGTGGGTTCCACTAATGTTGGCTTTCTGGCTTTAACTCTTTGGTTGAGTGTTTGTGTCTCCTACACACGCATTGGGATTGCCATTTTGAGGATCCGTTCGGCAGAGGGCAGGCAGAAAGCTTTCTCTACCTGCAGTGCCCACCTCACTGCCATCCTCTGTGCCTATGGACCTGTAATCATTGTCTATCTGCAGCCCACACCCAACCCGTTTCTTGGTGCCATGGTGCAAATATTAAATAACATTGTCTCACCCATGCTGAATTCATTAATCTACTCCTTAAGGAATAAGGAGGTGAAAAACTCATTAAAAAGGGTGTTCTATAATGTAGTATTTACTGCTCTGGACTAAATTAAGAGTTTTGTGAAGGATTTTAGATTTATTGTCTTTTAACATCATTCTCCtaattcttctgattttttttaaattttttattggaatatgtgttttataatgttgtgttcatt
Above is a genomic segment from Dama dama isolate Ldn47 chromosome 2, ASM3311817v1, whole genome shotgun sequence containing:
- the LOC133068230 gene encoding olfactory receptor 10N1-like is translated as MRNHTELNEFILLGIPQTEGLETVLLVIFSFIYLFTLLGNLLILLAIVSSLTLHTPMYFFLGLLSILDMLFPSVTCPKMLFYLSGQSRAISYKGCALQLFFYHFLGSTEGCLYSVMAYDRFVAICHPLRYMLIMRPGVCVGLVMAAWLVGCLQATILTSFTFQLPYCGPNRVDHFFCDIPAVLPLACADSSQAQRVGSTNVGFLALTLWLSVCVSYTRIGIAILRIRSAEGRQKAFSTCSAHLTAILCAYGPVIIVYLQPTPNPFLGAMVQILNNIVSPMLNSLIYSLRNKEVKNSLKRVFYNVVFTALD